One window of Cardiocondyla obscurior isolate alpha-2009 linkage group LG20, Cobs3.1, whole genome shotgun sequence genomic DNA carries:
- the Fhos gene encoding FH1/FH2 domain-containing protein 3 isoform X4, giving the protein MPPDCRKNAIILRTQLSVRVHTIIEKLLNSEGRELRRALFSLKQIFQEDKDLVHEFVQNDGLACLIKVSSEADQNYQNYILRALGQVMLYVDGMNGVMEHGQTVEWLYTLIASRFRLVVKTALKLLLVFVEYVETNSLLLVRAVRAVDQARGVVPWINVMKLLKDYDAADTELLIYATTLINKCLNGIPDQDTYYDQVDCLEEQGMEGVIQRYMSKQGTDLDLLRQFQIYEAVLHHEDGDRGSPIRQLDDNIRKTLRNRKSLVDSHERRKSRRHSTGNSPLSMSLNARLSPRLNHSLGVSTLNNTLNSNLPDDDDESSSSQSSQGHLGEVQLNGSYKENKVDVGVTPALRRRRERAERQRSFIREQQEATANMRASLGHTDDQESQFAANSLRYTNGTSYERNADSPSNKLSRTNSRKDLTPLMNAANKLDSEEKKPWYGKSPSEGVEYNESNHADEDEDRRVVLQLKREGTVKDLTQKLAAQNLIPSSPVEEKVSRIGDMSGLISKAKEGLAKSKSKADVLKSPTGDNLPKLQEAKKSENELHWEELVKKLKRPLALCDLDFTDLNSEDEVDVLGSANVTNGVPPPPPPMAPTMAPPNGDIMAPPPPPLGARLPPPLPQGPPLPFGVSLKTTKSLPLANEANTPKSPPSLLAKKSKKTVKLFWKEVRDDPNILARLDKHKMIWDELTHVAVDTQKLEHLFESRAKDLITKQKQQEMNKNKEIIVLNHKRSNAINIGMTKLPPPRSIKTAILKMDATIMNREGIEKLLTMLPTKEEKSRIQEAQAANPDLPLGSAEQFLLTLTSISELPARLKLWAFKLDFENSEKEIADPLMDLKQGMETLRVNKTFRGILSTLLSIGIFLNGNEVKGFQLEYLVKVPEVKDTVHKHSLLHHLCHMVMEKFPDSTDLYSEIGAVTRASKIDFDELAANIAKLENECKASWDHLKLIAKHDGSTMMKVKMSDFLADCAERIIVLDIVHRRIINRFRKFILWLGIPLHRVQDTKPNEFCRIVSEFALEYRTTRERVIQQLEKKANHRERNKTRGKMITEVGKFRTKEDRADAELRQLLGSDISDVESIHGTLPWRRQKKDGRIIPLGPVLRDESTNGNLADGVDELLESLVKTATKTPATRTTPRERKRTRHADRKSCKCDPSTMHPDSPLLSLLIVSGREIDLPVDGRQLASDHV; this is encoded by the exons GAGGACAAGGATCTGGTGCACGAGTTCGTGCAAAATGACGGACTTGCTTGCCTGATCAAAGTCAGCAGCGAAGCCGACCAGAATTaccaaaattacattttacgag CCCTCGGCCAGGTGATGCTGTACGTCGACGGTATGAACGGTGTGATGGAACACGGCCAGACGGTGGAATGGCTGTATACGTTAATTGCCAGTCGTTTTCGGCTGGTGGTGAAGACGGCGCTGAAGCTGCTGCTCGTGTTTGTGGAATACGTGGAAACAAACAGCCTGCTGCTGGTCAGGGCTGTGAGGGCGGTCGACCAAGCCAGGGGCGTGGTGCCGTGGATTAACGTGATGAAGCTCCTCAAGGATTACGACGCCGCCGATACGGAGCTGCTTATATACGCGACGACGTTGATCAACAAGTGCTTGAACGGCATTCCCGATCAAGACACGTATTACGATCAGGTGGACTGCCTGGAGGAGCAGGGCATGGAGGGCGTTATCCAGAGATACATGTCGAAACAGGGAACGGATCTCGACTTGCTCAGACAGTTTCAGATCTACGAAGCGGTGCTGCATCACGAGGACGGCGACAGGGGCTCGCCCATACGCCAGCTCGACGATAATATAAG GAAAACTTTACGAAACCGAAAGTCTCTGGTGGATTCTCACGAACGGCGAAAGTCTCGGAGGCATTCAACGGGCAACTCGCCCCTGTCGATGTCTTTGAACGCACGTCTAAGCCCACGGCTGAATCATTCTCTAGGCGTGAGCACGCTGAACAACACCTTGAACTCGAACCTGCCGGACGATGACGACGAGTCGAGTAGTTCTCAAAGTTCCCAGGGACACTTGGGCGAAGTTCAGCTCAACGGTAGCTACAAAGAAAACAAAG TGGATGTTGGCGTTACACCGGCGCTGAGACGACGAAGAGAACGCGCGGAGAGACAGAGGAGCTTCATCAGAGAGCAACAAGAAGCTACTGCAAACATGAGAGCTTCCCTTGGTCATACCGATGATCAAGAAA GTCAGTTCGCGGCAAACAGTCTGCGATACACGAACGGCACCTCGTACGAGAGGAACGCTGACTCCCCTTCGAACAAGTTGTCCAGAACGAATAGCAGAAAAGACTTGACGCCCTTGATGAATGCCGCGAACAAGCTCGACTCGGAGGAGAAGAAACCATGGTACGGCAAAAGTCCCAGCGAAGGTGTCGAGTACAACGAGAGTAATCACGCCGACGAAGACGAAGATCGTCGAGTGGTTCTGCAGCTTAAGAGGGAAGGAACCGTCAAGGATCTCACTCAGAAGTTGGCAGCGCAGAATCTTATACCCAGCAGCCCCGTCGAGGAGAAAGTTTCCAG GATAGGAGATATGAGCGGATTAATCTCGAAGGCGAAGGAAGGTTTAGCGAAGTCGAAGTCAAAGGCGGACGTGCTGAAATCGCCGACCGGAGACAACTTGCCGAAGCTGCAAGAGGCGAAGAAATCCGAGAACGAGCTGCATTGGGAGGAGCTGGTGAAGAAGCTGAAGAGACCGCTCGCGCTTTGCGATCTAGACTTCACTGATCTGAATTCCGAGGACGAGGTCGACGTGCTGGGATCCGCGAACGTGACGAACGGCGTGCCGCCGCCACCCCCGCCGATGGCCCCGACGATGGCACCACCGAATGGCGATATCATGGCACCTCCACCACCACCTCTCGGGGCGAGACTGCCGCCTCCGCTTCCTCAGGGTCCGCCGCTGCCGTTCGGCGTCAGCCTGAAGACCACGAAGTCGCTGCCGCTGGCTAATGAGGCCAACACGCCGAAGAGCCCGCCGTCCCTGCTCGCGAAGAAAAGCAAGAAAACCGTCAAGCTGTTCTGGAAGGAGGTGCGAGACGATCCCAACATCCTCGCGCGGCTCGACAAGCACAAGATGATCTGGGACGAGCTGACGCACGTGGCCGTCGATACTCAGAAGCTCGAGCATCTCTTCGAGAGTCGCGCTAAGGACCTCATCACCAAG CAGAAACAGCAGGAGATGAACAAGAACAAGGAGATCATCGTGCTAAATCACAAGAGATCGAACGCAATCAATATCGGCATGACGAAACTGCCGCCGCCAAGATCCATCAAGACCGCTATTTTAAAAATGGACGCCACTATTATGAACAGAGAGGGTATCGAG AAACTTCTGACGATGCTACCcacgaaagaagaaaagtctAGGATACAAGAGGCGCAGGCCGCCAATCCCGACCTGCCCTTAGGATCGGCGGAACAGTTTCTACTAACTTTGACCTCCATCTCGGAATTGCCGGCGAGGCTAAAACTGTGGGCGTTCAAACTGGACTTTGAAAATTCCGAAAAA GAAATCGCAGACCCTTTGATGGATTTGAAACAGGGCATGGAGACCCTGCGGGTGAATAAAACGTTTCGCGGGATTCTGAGCACGCTCCTATCCATCGGGATATTCCTCAACGGAAATGAG GTGAAGGGCTTTCAACTAGAATACCTCGTCAAAGTACCTGAAGTGAAGGATACGGTTCACAAGCACTCGCTGCTTCATCATCTTTGCCACATGGTGATGGAGAAGTTCCCGGATTCTACGGACCTCTACTCCGAG ATTGGCGCGGTAACGAGAGCCTCGAAAATCGATTTCGACGAGCTGGCGGCTAACATCGCGAAACTCGAGAACGAGTGCAAAGCGTCTTGGGACCATCTCAAGCTCATTGCGAAGCACGATGGTTCTACGATGATGAAGGTCAA GATGTCCGATTTCCTCGCCGATTGCGCCGAAAGGATAATCGTCTTAGACATCGTGCACAGACGTATCATAAATCGTTTCCGCAAGTTCATTCTCTGGCTCGGTATACCGCTGCATAGGGTGCAGGATACAAAGCCGAACGAGTTTTGTAGGATCGTGTCCGAGTTTGCTCTGGAATACAGGACCACTAGGGAACGAGTGATACAGCAGCTTGAGAAGAAAGCCAATCACCGTGAACGCAATAAGACCAGAGGGAAAATGATAACGGAG GTCGGCAAGTTTCGTACAAAGGAGGATCGAGCGGACGCGGAACTCAGACAACTACTTGGCAGTGACATTTCAGATGTCGAGAGTATCCATGGCACTTTACCGTGGAGAAGACAGAAGAAAGACG GACGGATAATTCCACTGGGCCCGGTACTCAGGGATGAAAGCACTAACGGCAACTTGGCGGACGGGGTTGACGAACTATTGGAATCTCTGGTGAAAACCGCAACGAAAACGCCAGCAACTAGAACCACGCCGCGTGAGCGCAAGAGGACCAGACACGCCGATCGTAAGTCTTGTAAGTGTGACCCCAGCACCATGCACCCGGATTCTCCTCTCCTGTCTTTATTGATCGTCTCCGGCCGCGAGATTGATCTACCAGTCGATGGTAGACAGCTCGCGAGCGACCACGTATAA
- the Fhos gene encoding FH1/FH2 domain-containing protein 3 isoform X5 — protein MISLRSTRPGSLRPPHCGREFCPVCSRKNAIILRTQLSVRVHTIIEKLLNSEGRELRRALFSLKQIFQEDKDLVHEFVQNDGLACLIKVSSEADQNYQNYILRALGQVMLYVDGMNGVMEHGQTVEWLYTLIASRFRLVVKTALKLLLVFVEYVETNSLLLVRAVRAVDQARGVVPWINVMKLLKDYDAADTELLIYATTLINKCLNGIPDQDTYYDQVDCLEEQGMEGVIQRYMSKQGTDLDLLRQFQIYEAVLHHEDGDRGSPIRQLDDNIRKTLRNRKSLVDSHERRKSRRHSTGNSPLSMSLNARLSPRLNHSLGVSTLNNTLNSNLPDDDDESSSSQSSQGHLGEVQLNGSYKENKVDVGVTPALRRRRERAERQRSFIREQQEATANMRASLGHTDDQESQFAANSLRYTNGTSYERNADSPSNKLSRTNSRKDLTPLMNAANKLDSEEKKPWYGKSPSEGVEYNESNHADEDEDRRVVLQLKREGTVKDLTQKLAAQNLIPSSPVEEKVSRIGDMSGLISKAKEGLAKSKSKADVLKSPTGDNLPKLQEAKKSENELHWEELVKKLKRPLALCDLDFTDLNSEDEVDVLGSANVTNGVPPPPPPMAPTMAPPNGDIMAPPPPPLGARLPPPLPQGPPLPFGVSLKTTKSLPLANEANTPKSPPSLLAKKSKKTVKLFWKEVRDDPNILARLDKHKMIWDELTHVAVDTQKLEHLFESRAKDLITKQKQQEMNKNKEIIVLNHKRSNAINIGMTKLPPPRSIKTAILKMDATIMNREGIEKLLTMLPTKEEKSRIQEAQAANPDLPLGSAEQFLLTLTSISELPARLKLWAFKLDFENSEKEIADPLMDLKQGMETLRVNKTFRGILSTLLSIGIFLNGNEVKGFQLEYLVKVPEVKDTVHKHSLLHHLCHMVMEKFPDSTDLYSEIGAVTRASKIDFDELAANIAKLENECKASWDHLKLIAKHDGSTMMKVKMSDFLADCAERIIVLDIVHRRIINRFRKFILWLGIPLHRVQDTKPNEFCRIVSEFALEYRTTRERVIQQLEKKANHRERNKTRGKMITEVGKFRTKEDRADAELRQLLGSDISDVESIHGTLPWRRQKKDGRIIPLGPVLRDESTNGNLADGVDELLESLVKTATKTPATRTTPRERKRTRHADRKSCKCDPSTMHPDSPLLSLLIVSGREIDLPVDGRQLASDHV, from the exons GAGGACAAGGATCTGGTGCACGAGTTCGTGCAAAATGACGGACTTGCTTGCCTGATCAAAGTCAGCAGCGAAGCCGACCAGAATTaccaaaattacattttacgag CCCTCGGCCAGGTGATGCTGTACGTCGACGGTATGAACGGTGTGATGGAACACGGCCAGACGGTGGAATGGCTGTATACGTTAATTGCCAGTCGTTTTCGGCTGGTGGTGAAGACGGCGCTGAAGCTGCTGCTCGTGTTTGTGGAATACGTGGAAACAAACAGCCTGCTGCTGGTCAGGGCTGTGAGGGCGGTCGACCAAGCCAGGGGCGTGGTGCCGTGGATTAACGTGATGAAGCTCCTCAAGGATTACGACGCCGCCGATACGGAGCTGCTTATATACGCGACGACGTTGATCAACAAGTGCTTGAACGGCATTCCCGATCAAGACACGTATTACGATCAGGTGGACTGCCTGGAGGAGCAGGGCATGGAGGGCGTTATCCAGAGATACATGTCGAAACAGGGAACGGATCTCGACTTGCTCAGACAGTTTCAGATCTACGAAGCGGTGCTGCATCACGAGGACGGCGACAGGGGCTCGCCCATACGCCAGCTCGACGATAATATAAG GAAAACTTTACGAAACCGAAAGTCTCTGGTGGATTCTCACGAACGGCGAAAGTCTCGGAGGCATTCAACGGGCAACTCGCCCCTGTCGATGTCTTTGAACGCACGTCTAAGCCCACGGCTGAATCATTCTCTAGGCGTGAGCACGCTGAACAACACCTTGAACTCGAACCTGCCGGACGATGACGACGAGTCGAGTAGTTCTCAAAGTTCCCAGGGACACTTGGGCGAAGTTCAGCTCAACGGTAGCTACAAAGAAAACAAAG TGGATGTTGGCGTTACACCGGCGCTGAGACGACGAAGAGAACGCGCGGAGAGACAGAGGAGCTTCATCAGAGAGCAACAAGAAGCTACTGCAAACATGAGAGCTTCCCTTGGTCATACCGATGATCAAGAAA GTCAGTTCGCGGCAAACAGTCTGCGATACACGAACGGCACCTCGTACGAGAGGAACGCTGACTCCCCTTCGAACAAGTTGTCCAGAACGAATAGCAGAAAAGACTTGACGCCCTTGATGAATGCCGCGAACAAGCTCGACTCGGAGGAGAAGAAACCATGGTACGGCAAAAGTCCCAGCGAAGGTGTCGAGTACAACGAGAGTAATCACGCCGACGAAGACGAAGATCGTCGAGTGGTTCTGCAGCTTAAGAGGGAAGGAACCGTCAAGGATCTCACTCAGAAGTTGGCAGCGCAGAATCTTATACCCAGCAGCCCCGTCGAGGAGAAAGTTTCCAG GATAGGAGATATGAGCGGATTAATCTCGAAGGCGAAGGAAGGTTTAGCGAAGTCGAAGTCAAAGGCGGACGTGCTGAAATCGCCGACCGGAGACAACTTGCCGAAGCTGCAAGAGGCGAAGAAATCCGAGAACGAGCTGCATTGGGAGGAGCTGGTGAAGAAGCTGAAGAGACCGCTCGCGCTTTGCGATCTAGACTTCACTGATCTGAATTCCGAGGACGAGGTCGACGTGCTGGGATCCGCGAACGTGACGAACGGCGTGCCGCCGCCACCCCCGCCGATGGCCCCGACGATGGCACCACCGAATGGCGATATCATGGCACCTCCACCACCACCTCTCGGGGCGAGACTGCCGCCTCCGCTTCCTCAGGGTCCGCCGCTGCCGTTCGGCGTCAGCCTGAAGACCACGAAGTCGCTGCCGCTGGCTAATGAGGCCAACACGCCGAAGAGCCCGCCGTCCCTGCTCGCGAAGAAAAGCAAGAAAACCGTCAAGCTGTTCTGGAAGGAGGTGCGAGACGATCCCAACATCCTCGCGCGGCTCGACAAGCACAAGATGATCTGGGACGAGCTGACGCACGTGGCCGTCGATACTCAGAAGCTCGAGCATCTCTTCGAGAGTCGCGCTAAGGACCTCATCACCAAG CAGAAACAGCAGGAGATGAACAAGAACAAGGAGATCATCGTGCTAAATCACAAGAGATCGAACGCAATCAATATCGGCATGACGAAACTGCCGCCGCCAAGATCCATCAAGACCGCTATTTTAAAAATGGACGCCACTATTATGAACAGAGAGGGTATCGAG AAACTTCTGACGATGCTACCcacgaaagaagaaaagtctAGGATACAAGAGGCGCAGGCCGCCAATCCCGACCTGCCCTTAGGATCGGCGGAACAGTTTCTACTAACTTTGACCTCCATCTCGGAATTGCCGGCGAGGCTAAAACTGTGGGCGTTCAAACTGGACTTTGAAAATTCCGAAAAA GAAATCGCAGACCCTTTGATGGATTTGAAACAGGGCATGGAGACCCTGCGGGTGAATAAAACGTTTCGCGGGATTCTGAGCACGCTCCTATCCATCGGGATATTCCTCAACGGAAATGAG GTGAAGGGCTTTCAACTAGAATACCTCGTCAAAGTACCTGAAGTGAAGGATACGGTTCACAAGCACTCGCTGCTTCATCATCTTTGCCACATGGTGATGGAGAAGTTCCCGGATTCTACGGACCTCTACTCCGAG ATTGGCGCGGTAACGAGAGCCTCGAAAATCGATTTCGACGAGCTGGCGGCTAACATCGCGAAACTCGAGAACGAGTGCAAAGCGTCTTGGGACCATCTCAAGCTCATTGCGAAGCACGATGGTTCTACGATGATGAAGGTCAA GATGTCCGATTTCCTCGCCGATTGCGCCGAAAGGATAATCGTCTTAGACATCGTGCACAGACGTATCATAAATCGTTTCCGCAAGTTCATTCTCTGGCTCGGTATACCGCTGCATAGGGTGCAGGATACAAAGCCGAACGAGTTTTGTAGGATCGTGTCCGAGTTTGCTCTGGAATACAGGACCACTAGGGAACGAGTGATACAGCAGCTTGAGAAGAAAGCCAATCACCGTGAACGCAATAAGACCAGAGGGAAAATGATAACGGAG GTCGGCAAGTTTCGTACAAAGGAGGATCGAGCGGACGCGGAACTCAGACAACTACTTGGCAGTGACATTTCAGATGTCGAGAGTATCCATGGCACTTTACCGTGGAGAAGACAGAAGAAAGACG GACGGATAATTCCACTGGGCCCGGTACTCAGGGATGAAAGCACTAACGGCAACTTGGCGGACGGGGTTGACGAACTATTGGAATCTCTGGTGAAAACCGCAACGAAAACGCCAGCAACTAGAACCACGCCGCGTGAGCGCAAGAGGACCAGACACGCCGATCGTAAGTCTTGTAAGTGTGACCCCAGCACCATGCACCCGGATTCTCCTCTCCTGTCTTTATTGATCGTCTCCGGCCGCGAGATTGATCTACCAGTCGATGGTAGACAGCTCGCGAGCGACCACGTATAA